From the Synechococcus sp. HK01-R genome, one window contains:
- a CDS encoding Tic20 family protein, which produces MSIPVWQRLLGLLVYVLPWSDAIPFGSHLMGQFPWLQWLTLPALPLVLLERGIPFGNLLIFFLLFLAVVRNSNVPYFIRFNTLQALLVDIVVVLLGYAFAILLQPLGGGLMLRTLSSTVVIAVLAVVIFAVIECLRGREPDLPGLSQAVRMQLY; this is translated from the coding sequence ATGTCCATCCCCGTCTGGCAGCGACTGCTCGGCCTGCTGGTTTACGTGCTGCCCTGGAGTGATGCCATCCCCTTTGGCAGCCACCTGATGGGTCAGTTCCCCTGGCTGCAATGGCTCACCCTTCCGGCACTGCCGCTTGTGCTGCTGGAGCGGGGAATCCCCTTCGGCAACCTGCTGATCTTCTTCCTGTTGTTTTTGGCCGTTGTTCGCAACAGCAACGTGCCTTACTTCATCCGCTTCAACACGCTCCAGGCCCTGTTGGTAGACATCGTCGTGGTGCTGCTGGGCTATGCCTTCGCAATCCTGCTGCAGCCCCTGGGTGGCGGCCTGATGCTGCGAACCCTCTCCAGCACGGTGGTGATCGCCGTGCTCGCCGTGGTGATCTTTGCAGTGATCGAATGCCTGCGGGGACGGGAACCGGATCTACCTGGTCTCAGTCAGGCGGTACGCATGCAGCTCTACTGA
- the rpsF gene encoding 30S ribosomal protein S6, whose protein sequence is MTQQPYYETMYILRPDIPEEEVESHLTKYRDILVEAGAEVLDNQMRGKRRLAYTIAKHKEGIYVQLSHNGDGQQVAVLEKAMRLSEDVIRYLTVKQEGPLPAPRVMPGSEAASAEPQAAEQETATANA, encoded by the coding sequence ATGACCCAGCAGCCCTACTACGAGACGATGTACATCCTCCGCCCGGATATTCCGGAAGAGGAGGTCGAGTCCCATCTCACCAAGTATCGGGACATCCTTGTGGAAGCCGGGGCCGAAGTGCTGGACAACCAGATGCGCGGCAAGCGCCGCCTGGCCTACACGATTGCCAAGCACAAGGAAGGGATCTACGTGCAGCTCAGCCACAACGGTGATGGCCAGCAGGTGGCCGTGCTGGAGAAGGCGATGCGCCTGAGCGAAGACGTGATCCGCTACCTCACCGTGAAGCAAGAAGGCCCTCTGCCCGCACCCCGGGTGATGCCTGGCAGCGAAGCGGCGAGCGCAGAGCCTCAGGCAGCGGAACAGGAAACCGCAACCGCCAACGCCTGA
- a CDS encoding argininosuccinate synthase translates to MGRAKKVVLAYSGGVDTSVCIPYLKQEWGVEEVITFAADLGQGDELEPIRLKALEAGASQSLVGDLIEPFIRDFAFPAIRANALYEGRYPLSTALARPLIARRLVEVAREVGADAVAHGCTGKGNDQVRFDVAIAALAPDLKVLTPAREWGMSREETIAYGERCGIPAPVSKKSPYSIDLNLLGRSIEAGPLEDPMVPPPEEVFAMTASISDAPDQAEEIEIVFEAGNPVSINGQRLDPVALVREANRLAGRHGIGRLDMIENRVVGIKSREIYETPGLLLLIQAHQELESLTLAADVLRTKRQLEMQWADLIYQGLWFGPLKEALDGFMDRTQQHVNGVVRLRLHKGNAIVIGRASETSSLYVPAMASYGSDDQFDHRAAEGFIYVWGLPIRLWAAARRR, encoded by the coding sequence ATGGGGCGCGCGAAGAAAGTGGTGCTCGCCTATTCCGGTGGGGTCGATACCAGTGTCTGCATCCCCTATCTGAAGCAGGAGTGGGGTGTGGAGGAGGTGATCACCTTCGCCGCGGATCTAGGTCAGGGCGACGAGTTGGAGCCGATTCGTCTCAAGGCCCTTGAGGCAGGCGCCAGCCAGTCGCTGGTGGGCGATCTGATCGAGCCTTTTATTCGTGACTTTGCCTTCCCTGCGATCCGTGCCAATGCGCTCTACGAAGGTCGCTATCCCCTCTCCACAGCGCTGGCCCGGCCACTGATTGCCCGCCGTCTCGTGGAGGTGGCTCGCGAAGTCGGTGCCGATGCCGTGGCTCACGGTTGCACCGGTAAGGGCAATGACCAGGTGCGCTTTGATGTGGCCATCGCCGCCCTGGCTCCGGATCTGAAGGTGCTGACGCCCGCTCGAGAGTGGGGCATGAGCCGCGAGGAGACGATTGCCTACGGAGAGCGGTGCGGGATTCCGGCTCCTGTCAGTAAGAAATCCCCTTACTCGATCGATCTGAATCTGTTGGGTCGCAGCATCGAGGCTGGACCGCTCGAGGATCCGATGGTGCCGCCTCCTGAGGAGGTGTTTGCCATGACCGCCTCGATCAGTGATGCCCCCGACCAGGCCGAGGAGATCGAGATCGTTTTTGAAGCGGGCAATCCCGTCAGCATCAATGGCCAGCGCCTTGATCCTGTGGCCCTGGTTCGTGAGGCTAACCGTCTGGCTGGCCGTCACGGCATTGGCCGTCTCGACATGATTGAAAACCGGGTGGTGGGCATCAAGAGCCGGGAGATCTATGAGACCCCGGGGCTGTTACTGCTGATTCAGGCCCACCAGGAACTCGAGAGCCTCACCTTGGCTGCGGATGTGCTTCGCACTAAGCGACAGCTGGAGATGCAATGGGCTGATCTGATCTATCAGGGGCTCTGGTTCGGTCCGCTCAAAGAAGCCCTGGATGGCTTTATGGATCGCACCCAGCAACACGTCAATGGGGTGGTGCGTCTGCGCCTGCACAAGGGCAACGCGATCGTGATCGGCAGAGCCTCGGAGACCAGCAGCCTCTATGTGCCGGCCATGGCCTCCTATGGCAGCGACGATCAATTCGATCACCGCGCCGCCGAGGGGTTCATCTACGTGTGGGGGCTGCCGATCAGGCTCTGGGCTGCTGCTCGCCGCCGCTGA
- a CDS encoding DUF3134 family protein, translated as MSSALDSINPALTRYGRKEPAPVLPLREEPDLLSWLETSGRLVEDEESTSPEVSTVEEEELSALMGEKEDYNAADEQSEENWED; from the coding sequence ATGAGCAGCGCCCTCGACAGCATCAACCCGGCTCTGACCCGCTACGGGCGCAAGGAGCCCGCACCGGTGCTGCCCCTGCGTGAGGAACCCGATCTGCTGAGCTGGCTGGAGACCAGCGGTCGTCTGGTGGAAGACGAGGAGTCGACCTCACCGGAAGTGAGCACGGTGGAAGAGGAAGAACTCTCCGCACTGATGGGCGAGAAGGAGGACTACAACGCCGCTGACGAGCAGAGCGAAGAGAACTGGGAAGACTGA
- the mraY gene encoding phospho-N-acetylmuramoyl-pentapeptide-transferase → MSDSLAPRSSSDGRIAATVLAVVVFSIAFAADRWIPNSLLSLPLLVASLIAAATTAWGVPQLRALKMGQVIREDGPEAHQRKGGTPTMGGLLVVPVGVIVGSLSAVGEESGPRLLAVAAVTLAYMVIGGIDDWRSLTRQTNKGLTARGKLLLQGLTAILFLALAGSQGWISSSVALPFALTLSLGWLIWPLALFVFLAESNATNLTDGLDGLASGCGALVFTGLALQLMVRGNSGDPALAGFCMAMAGAWLGFLAHNRNPARLFMGDTGSLAMGASLSAVALLSNSLWPLLVMGGVFLAESLSVILQVWVFKATKGPDGVGRRVFRMAPLHHHFELGGWSEQTVVRSFWLINAGLVLLGLLFLPLP, encoded by the coding sequence TTGAGCGACTCCCTGGCGCCGAGATCCAGTTCAGACGGACGCATTGCAGCGACGGTTCTGGCCGTCGTTGTGTTCAGCATCGCCTTTGCAGCCGATCGTTGGATCCCCAATAGCCTGCTGAGCCTGCCGCTGCTGGTGGCCAGCCTGATCGCGGCCGCGACAACGGCCTGGGGGGTGCCGCAGCTGCGGGCCCTAAAAATGGGGCAAGTGATTCGGGAAGACGGACCCGAGGCCCATCAACGCAAAGGCGGAACACCAACCATGGGTGGCTTGCTGGTGGTGCCGGTCGGGGTGATCGTCGGCTCCCTCAGTGCCGTGGGCGAGGAAAGCGGTCCACGGCTGCTGGCGGTTGCAGCGGTCACCCTCGCTTACATGGTCATCGGCGGAATCGATGACTGGCGCAGCCTCACACGACAGACGAACAAAGGACTGACGGCACGAGGCAAGCTACTGCTGCAGGGCCTGACAGCGATTCTTTTCCTTGCCCTTGCAGGATCCCAGGGCTGGATCAGCAGCAGCGTTGCCCTGCCCTTTGCTCTGACCCTGTCTCTGGGATGGCTGATCTGGCCCCTCGCCCTGTTTGTGTTCCTGGCGGAAAGCAATGCCACGAACCTCACCGATGGCCTCGATGGACTGGCCTCCGGCTGCGGAGCTTTGGTGTTTACAGGGCTTGCCCTGCAGCTGATGGTGCGTGGCAACAGTGGTGATCCAGCCCTGGCTGGCTTCTGCATGGCCATGGCCGGAGCCTGGCTGGGCTTTCTCGCCCACAACCGCAACCCGGCAAGACTGTTCATGGGTGACACCGGATCCTTGGCGATGGGGGCTTCCCTCAGCGCCGTGGCGCTGCTCAGCAACAGCCTCTGGCCTCTTCTGGTGATGGGTGGTGTGTTCCTGGCGGAATCCCTCTCCGTGATCCTTCAGGTTTGGGTGTTCAAGGCCACCAAAGGCCCCGATGGCGTCGGCCGTCGCGTGTTCCGAATGGCACCGCTGCATCACCATTTCGAACTGGGTGGCTGGAGCGAACAGACGGTGGTGCGCAGCTTCTGGCTGATCAATGCTGGCCTCGTGCTGCTGGGGTTGCTCTTCCTTCCTCTTCCATAA
- a CDS encoding cytochrome B6, translating to MPVVFAFSTAGDAADGLLFGWEIATMQKWALIYLGVSSLAFLVVWIVGALRRQ from the coding sequence ATGCCTGTCGTCTTTGCGTTTTCCACGGCTGGCGATGCGGCGGATGGTCTGTTGTTCGGCTGGGAGATCGCCACCATGCAGAAGTGGGCTCTGATCTATCTGGGTGTTTCGTCGCTCGCGTTTCTTGTGGTTTGGATTGTCGGTGCGCTCCGGCGACAGTGA
- the purT gene encoding formate-dependent phosphoribosylglycinamide formyltransferase: MTLFPKTVMLLGSGELGKEVVIAAQRLGCRVIACDRYANAPAMQVADAAEVFAMTDPELLQTVVRRHQPDVVIPEIEALAVDALQALEDDGIRVIPTARATAVTMNRDRIRDLAAGPLGLRTARFAYAANLEELRQAAEPLGWPVVVKPVMSSSGKGQSVVNSADELDAAWQAAVLGARGSAERVIVEEFLRFELEITLLTIRQSDGTTLFCPPIGHEQSGGDYQCSWQPAALSAGQLEQAQAMARSVTDNLGGAGLFGVEFFLCGDEVIFSELSPRPHDTGLVTLISQNLSEFELHLRAVLGLPIPTIRCEQPSASRVILANEHLNQVRYAGLTEALQENNTEVLLFGKPDARPGRRMGVALAQGSDLNEARSKADRAADRIQVLSA, encoded by the coding sequence ATGACCCTGTTTCCAAAAACGGTGATGCTGCTGGGTAGCGGCGAACTGGGGAAAGAGGTGGTGATCGCTGCCCAGCGCCTCGGATGCCGGGTGATCGCCTGCGATCGCTATGCCAACGCTCCCGCGATGCAGGTTGCGGATGCGGCGGAGGTGTTCGCCATGACCGACCCAGAGCTGCTCCAAACGGTGGTGCGACGTCATCAACCGGATGTGGTGATTCCGGAAATCGAGGCCCTGGCCGTGGATGCCCTCCAGGCCCTGGAGGATGACGGCATCCGGGTGATCCCTACGGCACGGGCGACAGCAGTCACCATGAACCGGGACCGGATCCGAGACCTGGCGGCTGGCCCCCTGGGACTGCGTACCGCGCGTTTCGCCTATGCCGCCAACCTCGAAGAACTGAGACAGGCTGCGGAACCATTGGGTTGGCCCGTGGTGGTGAAGCCGGTGATGAGCTCCTCCGGCAAAGGGCAAAGCGTGGTGAACAGTGCCGATGAACTGGACGCGGCCTGGCAGGCAGCGGTTTTAGGGGCCCGCGGAAGCGCTGAGCGGGTGATCGTGGAGGAATTCCTTCGCTTCGAGCTGGAAATCACCCTGCTCACGATTCGTCAGAGCGATGGCACCACCCTGTTCTGCCCACCGATCGGTCACGAACAGAGCGGTGGTGACTACCAATGCAGCTGGCAGCCCGCCGCCCTCAGCGCCGGACAGCTGGAACAAGCCCAAGCCATGGCGCGCAGCGTTACCGACAACCTGGGCGGTGCGGGACTGTTTGGAGTGGAGTTCTTCCTCTGCGGCGATGAGGTGATCTTTTCGGAGCTCTCGCCACGCCCGCATGACACTGGCCTGGTGACACTGATCAGCCAGAACCTGAGTGAGTTCGAACTGCATCTACGCGCCGTGCTCGGTTTACCGATCCCAACGATCCGCTGCGAACAACCCTCAGCCAGCCGCGTGATCCTGGCGAATGAGCACCTGAACCAAGTGCGTTACGCAGGACTGACAGAGGCCTTGCAGGAGAACAACACCGAAGTGCTGCTGTTTGGAAAACCCGATGCACGCCCTGGCCGGCGCATGGGGGTCGCCCTCGCACAGGGATCGGATCTGAACGAAGCCCGCAGCAAGGCAGACCGAGCGGCTGACCGGATTCAGGTGCTAAGCGCCTAG
- a CDS encoding HAD family hydrolase, with protein MGLKLLHLHLHGLFRSHDLELGRDADTGGQTLYVLELARGLAARPEVERVEVVTRLIQDRRVSADYARSEELIAPGASILRFPFGPRRYLRKELLWPHLDELADQLVTRLQHPQHRPDWIHAHYADAGYVGALVSRRLGIPLVFTGHSLGREKLRRLLAAGGDHEQIEQAFAISRRIDAEELALAHADLVITSTRQEADEQYARYGRFQAEQAQVVPPGVDSQRFHPDATPGEAPVVDGLLASFLREPELPPLLAISRAVRRKNIPALVEAFGRSAVLRQRHNLVLVLGCREDPRQLEKQQREVFQQVFDLVDRYDLYGKVAYPKQHQRAQIPAVYRWAARRRGLFVNPALTEPFGLTLLEAAACGLPMVATDDGGPRDILARCDNGLLVDVTDLEALQDGLERASSDPERWRRWRDNGIEAVSRHFSWDAHVCRYLALMQQRVHAAASLVAARTTSPERRPLGDRLLLLDLDSSLEQPDADALQLLRQQLEASGPGAGAGSFGILSGRSLAAARHRFAELHLPSPSVWITRAGTEIAYGEDLEADPQWAARIAVDWQRDEVERSLSDLGAHLELQDSAQQGPFKVSYLLRQPGEAILALVRQRLRQRRQAARPYLRCHWFLDVLPLRASRSEAIRFLALRWQLPLDRILVVASQQGDAELVRGLPATVVPAEHDPCLEGFRQQQRVFFASRSKVSGVLEGLQHYRFLQRR; from the coding sequence GTGGGTTTGAAGCTGTTGCATCTGCACCTGCACGGACTGTTTCGGTCGCATGATCTTGAGCTTGGCCGTGATGCCGACACTGGCGGTCAGACCCTCTACGTGCTCGAACTGGCCAGGGGCCTGGCCGCTCGTCCGGAAGTGGAGCGGGTTGAGGTTGTCACTCGCCTGATTCAGGACCGGCGCGTCTCCGCTGATTACGCCCGAAGCGAGGAACTGATCGCGCCGGGGGCTTCGATCCTGCGCTTTCCCTTCGGACCACGCCGCTATCTGCGCAAAGAATTGCTCTGGCCGCATCTCGACGAGCTGGCTGATCAGTTGGTGACCCGTCTCCAGCATCCTCAGCATCGACCGGATTGGATTCACGCCCATTACGCCGATGCCGGATACGTGGGCGCCCTGGTCAGTCGCCGGCTTGGCATCCCTCTGGTCTTCACCGGCCATTCCCTCGGTCGCGAGAAATTGCGTCGCTTGCTTGCCGCTGGTGGGGATCACGAACAAATCGAGCAGGCGTTTGCAATCAGTCGGCGCATCGATGCCGAGGAGCTCGCCCTGGCCCATGCCGATCTCGTGATCACCAGCACCCGCCAGGAGGCGGATGAGCAATATGCCCGTTACGGCCGCTTCCAGGCCGAACAGGCTCAGGTGGTGCCGCCGGGAGTGGACTCCCAGCGGTTCCATCCCGATGCCACGCCAGGGGAAGCTCCTGTGGTGGATGGTCTTTTGGCGTCCTTTCTCAGGGAACCGGAACTCCCTCCCCTGCTGGCGATTTCCAGGGCGGTTCGTCGCAAGAACATTCCGGCACTGGTGGAGGCGTTCGGTCGTTCTGCGGTGTTGCGGCAACGCCACAATCTGGTGCTTGTGCTCGGCTGTCGAGAGGATCCCCGTCAACTCGAAAAACAGCAGCGAGAGGTGTTTCAGCAGGTGTTCGACCTGGTGGACCGTTACGACCTCTACGGCAAGGTTGCCTATCCCAAACAGCATCAGCGCGCGCAGATTCCAGCCGTGTATCGCTGGGCGGCTCGTCGTCGCGGTTTGTTTGTGAATCCGGCGCTCACGGAACCCTTCGGGCTCACCCTTTTGGAGGCCGCGGCCTGTGGCTTGCCGATGGTGGCGACTGATGACGGCGGACCGCGCGACATCCTGGCGCGTTGCGATAACGGTTTGCTGGTGGATGTGACCGACCTGGAGGCGCTTCAGGATGGTCTGGAACGGGCCAGCTCGGATCCGGAGCGCTGGCGTCGCTGGCGCGACAACGGCATTGAGGCGGTCAGTCGTCATTTCAGCTGGGATGCCCACGTCTGCCGCTATCTGGCCTTGATGCAGCAGCGGGTCCATGCGGCTGCATCCCTAGTTGCAGCCCGAACCACCAGCCCTGAGAGGCGTCCGCTTGGTGATCGGTTGCTGCTGTTGGATCTCGACAGCAGCCTCGAGCAGCCCGATGCTGACGCGCTTCAGCTGCTTCGGCAGCAGTTAGAGGCCAGTGGGCCAGGGGCCGGGGCTGGCAGTTTTGGGATTCTCAGCGGTCGTTCGCTGGCCGCGGCCCGTCACCGTTTTGCTGAGCTGCACCTGCCGTCGCCCAGTGTGTGGATCACCCGGGCAGGCACGGAGATCGCCTACGGAGAGGATCTCGAAGCCGATCCCCAGTGGGCTGCGCGGATTGCGGTGGACTGGCAGCGAGATGAGGTGGAACGAAGTCTTTCCGATCTCGGTGCCCATCTGGAGTTGCAGGATTCAGCCCAGCAGGGCCCCTTCAAGGTCAGCTACTTGCTTCGACAACCTGGCGAGGCGATTCTGGCGTTGGTGCGTCAGCGCCTGCGCCAACGTCGCCAGGCGGCGCGTCCCTACCTTCGCTGCCACTGGTTTCTGGATGTGTTGCCACTGCGGGCTTCTCGCAGTGAAGCGATCCGTTTCCTCGCGCTTCGCTGGCAACTGCCCCTCGATCGGATTTTGGTGGTGGCCAGTCAGCAGGGCGATGCCGAACTGGTGCGTGGTCTGCCTGCCACGGTGGTGCCTGCCGAACATGACCCTTGCCTGGAGGGCTTCCGTCAGCAGCAGCGCGTGTTCTTTGCCAGTCGCTCCAAAGTGTCTGGTGTGCTGGAAGGGCTCCAGCACTATCGCTTTCTTCAGCGTCGCTAG
- a CDS encoding alpha/beta hydrolase: MKQSWIQQPLLSMAAGVACCFGGMGLAPLPAEAVDRLQLRLPVMEMTITLDIAQVRTAAELIQANPDLQELDRAGEGAVLRLLNQLLTAPLPEQTGGVAEQMVGHPLLEQALVAASELVEVEGLPIDTSGRMVSDALAATYRDGQPTVLGLLQNIPGESITLNLQALAFYAQRLQNNWDDARQLVQQGTPAVPAPSSLLASAATGWTREQLSLSVAHRPQPISLTVVKPTGAANGRLVVISHGLWDEPASFEGWGRLLASQGYTVLLPRHPGSDSQQQKAMLLGDQPPPGPEELRLRPLDVQALLDGIEAGSLLPGTALNTRAVAVVGHSWGAVSALQLGGLGTTSRKLKDRCQDPRDPERNLSWILQCSWLTGAEQGSLADPRVTTVVAVSPPLMLLFDETSAPSAQAKALFVSGTSDWVVPPDPEAVTPMRRGQPMARGHRLVLVSGGDHFNLWAPADQADPPVLGPLILAWIHEQLGVSTTFTFSAGRWGSSARPLVDVTSGL; the protein is encoded by the coding sequence ATGAAACAGAGCTGGATTCAACAGCCCCTGCTTTCCATGGCTGCTGGGGTGGCCTGCTGTTTCGGCGGCATGGGCTTGGCCCCTCTCCCTGCTGAGGCAGTCGATCGCCTCCAGCTACGCCTGCCGGTGATGGAGATGACGATCACCCTGGACATCGCTCAGGTGCGAACGGCTGCGGAACTGATCCAGGCGAATCCGGATCTGCAGGAGCTCGATCGCGCCGGCGAGGGTGCGGTGCTGCGCCTGCTCAATCAGCTGCTTACGGCACCACTGCCGGAACAGACCGGAGGCGTCGCTGAGCAAATGGTCGGCCATCCTCTGCTTGAGCAAGCCTTAGTGGCTGCTTCGGAGTTGGTGGAGGTGGAGGGATTGCCCATCGACACGAGTGGTCGCATGGTCAGCGATGCGCTGGCGGCGACGTACCGGGATGGACAACCCACCGTGCTCGGGTTGTTGCAGAACATCCCTGGCGAGAGCATCACACTCAATCTTCAGGCTCTTGCGTTCTACGCCCAGAGGCTTCAGAACAACTGGGATGATGCGCGCCAGCTGGTGCAGCAGGGAACTCCGGCAGTGCCGGCACCGTCCTCGCTGCTGGCATCGGCCGCAACCGGTTGGACCCGTGAGCAGCTCAGCCTGTCGGTGGCTCACCGCCCTCAGCCGATCAGCCTCACGGTGGTAAAGCCCACGGGAGCGGCCAATGGTCGCCTGGTGGTGATTTCTCATGGCCTCTGGGACGAACCTGCCAGCTTTGAGGGTTGGGGCCGTTTGCTTGCTTCCCAGGGATACACCGTGCTGCTGCCTCGCCATCCCGGCAGCGATTCCCAACAGCAGAAAGCAATGCTCCTCGGGGATCAGCCCCCACCGGGTCCAGAGGAGTTACGACTGCGACCGCTGGACGTTCAGGCACTGCTTGATGGCATCGAAGCCGGATCCCTGTTGCCTGGCACGGCACTCAACACCAGGGCTGTGGCGGTGGTCGGCCATTCCTGGGGGGCCGTGTCCGCCCTGCAGCTTGGGGGCCTGGGCACCACGAGTCGCAAACTCAAGGACCGTTGTCAGGATCCTCGCGATCCGGAACGCAACCTCAGTTGGATCCTTCAGTGCAGCTGGCTGACCGGGGCGGAGCAAGGGTCCCTTGCCGATCCCCGCGTGACGACTGTGGTGGCCGTGAGCCCCCCGCTGATGCTGCTGTTCGACGAAACCAGTGCGCCCTCCGCTCAGGCTAAGGCCCTGTTTGTGAGCGGCACCAGTGACTGGGTGGTGCCTCCGGATCCTGAGGCGGTCACCCCTATGCGTCGTGGCCAGCCGATGGCTCGTGGTCATCGGCTGGTGCTTGTTTCAGGGGGTGACCATTTCAATCTTTGGGCCCCTGCCGATCAAGCGGACCCACCAGTGCTTGGGCCCCTGATCCTTGCGTGGATTCACGAGCAGTTGGGCGTGTCGACCACGTTCACCTTCAGCGCCGGTCGCTGGGGCAGTTCCGCTCGACCATTGGTGGATGTGACCAGCGGTTTGTAG